Proteins co-encoded in one Arachis hypogaea cultivar Tifrunner chromosome 11, arahy.Tifrunner.gnm2.J5K5, whole genome shotgun sequence genomic window:
- the LOC112722154 gene encoding flavonoid 3-O-glucosyltransferase-like, giving the protein MVHVVLFARNENIDFVPGLPVVKASELPEGIMDDIEQPLSSMLHKMGQTLPKATAVAINSFAELEPPIVNQLESKFRKLLNIGPFTLALPQPIIPDDQGCIEWLNKHDIGSVVYISFGTVIIPPPHELVAIAEAIDESGFPFIWSFRGKHDEQLPKGLLERIKDKGKIVSWSPQVEILKHEAIGVCVTHSGWNSIMECMVGGVPMISRPFFGDQKLNTRMMEGRWGVGVPIQDGVFTKEATLAALKSTMSSDEGMLMRQKISEFKKSAKRAVETNGSFIRDFNTLVEIVTS; this is encoded by the exons ATGGTTCACGTGGTCCTTTTTGCAC GTAATGAAAACATCGATTTCGTTCCTGGTTTACCTGTGGTGAAGGCTTCTGAATTGCCTGAAGGGATAATGGACGATATAGAACAACCTTTGTCATCCATGTTACACAAAATGGGACAAACTTTGCCTAAAGCAACAGCGGTTGCAATTAACTCATTTGCTGAGTTGGAACCTCCAATAGTGAACCAACTCGAATCAAAGTTCCGAAAGCTATTAAATATTGGTCCATTCACTTTGGCATTGCCACAACCAATTATCCCTGATGATCAAGGTTGCATAGAATGGTTGAACAAACATGACATTGGCTCAGTTGTGTACATTAGCTTTGGAACTGTGATAATTCCTCCACCTCATGAGTTAGTTGCTATAGCAGAGGCCATAGATGAATCTGGATTTCCATTTATTTGGTCATTCAGGGGAAAACATGATGAACAGCTTCCAAAAGGGTTATTGGAAAGGATTAAAGATAAAGGGAAAATTGTTTCATGGTCACCACAGGTGGAAATCCTAAAGCATGAAGCTATTGGTGTGTGTGTGACACATTCTGGCTGGAACTCAATCATGGAATGCATGGTGGGTGGTGTTCCAATGATTTCTAGGCCCTTTTTTGGTGACCAGAAATTGAACACAAGGATGATGGAAGGTAGATGGGGTGTTGGTGTTCCAATTCAGGATGGGGTTTTCACTAAAGAAGCTACCTTAGCAGCATTGAAATCAACCATGTCAAGTGATGAAGGGATGTTAATGCGGCAAAAGATATCAGAGTTCAAGAAATCTGCAAAACGAGCTGTTGAAACTAATGGTAGTTTCATAAGGGATTTCAATACTTTAGTAGAAATTGTTACAAGTTGA
- the LOC112723526 gene encoding uncharacterized protein — translation MGRAPCCDKANVKKGPWSPEEDAALKAYIEKNGTGGNWIALPQKIGLKRCGKSCRLRWLNYLRPNIKHGGFTEEEDNIICSLYISIGSRWSIIAAQLPGRTDNDIKNYWNTRLKKKLLGRRKQSSFNSSKDSNIGMQDDTSSSNNNTNALSTSALERLQLHMQLQSLQNPFSFYTNPALWPKLHPFQEKMIHQNLQQQQQHQSHNLNSHGSNSNNPLMQNTNNALPSPHHHHVLNQEEGEKDTKNSKVDLLENPLNNNNGCSSVLFNNSNPLLHSSSDAIIAPRGDGVEGIQQVCAIESELDEILNLNSSNRRMCYIPQEEEEEEEEDQIQQMADDEFDCLREMNSNNNNNGNSKDSNSNLIWWSNDSSADTKSASSNSWESMSSTPVLLPEGMFQDYELGYTL, via the exons ATGGGAAGAGCACCATGCTGTGACAAGGCCAACGTGAAGAAAGGACCATGGTCCCCTGAAGAAGATGCTGCTCTCAAAGCCTACATAGAAAAGAATGGAACTGGAGGCAATTGGATTGCTCTTCCTCAGAAAATtg GGCTGAAGAGATGTGGAAAAAGTTGCAGGCTTAGATGGTTAAACTATTTAAGACCTAACATCAAGCATGGTGGATttactgaagaagaagacaacaTCATCTGCAGCCTTTACATTAGCATTGGAAGCAG GTGGTCCATTATTGCGGCACAGCTACCTGGAAGGACAGATAACGACATCAAGAACTACTGGAACACTAGATTGAAGAAGAAACTGCTGGGAAGGCGCAAACAATCCAGCTTCAACAGCTCCAAGGACTCCAATATTGGGATGCAAGATGACACATCAAGTTCCAATAACAATACTAATGCCCTAAGCACTTCAGCTCTTGAGAGGCTTCAACTTCATATGCAGCTTCAGAGCCTCCAAAACCCTTTCTCTTTCTACACCAACCCTGCCCTCTGGCCAAAGTTGCATCCTTTTCAAGAAAAGATGATTCACCAGAAtctgcagcagcagcagcagcaccaATCTCATAATCTTAACAGTCATGGCTCCAACTCCAATAACCCTTTGATGCAGAATACTAATAATGCTTTGCcttctcctcatcatcatcatgtgCTGAATCAAGAAGAAGGGGAAAAGGATACCAAGAATTCAAAGGTTGATCTTTTGGAGAATccgcttaataataataatggctgTTCATCAGTTCTCTTCAATAATAGTAATCCATTATTGCACTCATCAAGTGATGCCATTATTGCACCAAGAGGAGATGGTGTTGAGGGAATTCAGCAGGTTTGTGCTATCGAAAGTGAGCTTGATGAGATTTTGAATCTCAATAGCAGCAACAGAAGAATGTGTTACATTCcacaggaggaggaggaagaagaggaggaggatcaGATTCAACAGATGGCTGATGATGAGTTTGACTGTTTGAGAGAGATGAAtagtaataataacaacaatggtaATTCAAAGGACAGTAATAGTAACTTGATTTGGTGGTCCAATGATTCTTCTGCTGATACCAAATCAGCATCCTCAAATTCTTGGGAGTCAATGTCATCCACTCCAGTTCTTCTGCCAGAAGGGATGTTCCAAGATTATGAACTAGGTTACACTTTATAG